In Setaria italica strain Yugu1 chromosome I, Setaria_italica_v2.0, whole genome shotgun sequence, the genomic window TCCATGCATCAACATGCCCTGGCCGGCTGGCCCTggcccctttctctctctccctctgggCCTGATGATTCTGTTGCAAAGGCTGCACTGGGAAGCCGCCATCAATGGCCGTGTTTCACCTTTCCCTTCCCCGTCTTCCCCGTGCCGATCCCTCTGAAAAGATTCCCCGTCGTCTCGCTTTCTTTCCCAAAGAGGACCACTGGAGTCTGGTCCGGACGGCTGCATCACTGACTCTCACTGTACTGTGCTTGgaccctcctctccctctctcactcatAACGACATGGCACCTTTGCATTGCACCACACTACTAGTAGCCCAGTACCTCTTGAGCAACTTTGGTGGCCTAATCCAGTGCCCTGAGCTTTGCATTTGCAGCTCACAGGCACTGCATGGTTTGGGTTGGTCCTTGTTCCTCAGCAGTTGAGCTGCACAAACCAACTTCTCTTGCACAAGGTAATGTCTTCAGGCCTGTCTGAGTTGCAATCCGGTTGTTTTCTCACCTGCTTTGGGTCTTTTAATCTCCATTTGCGTGAGTTCAATCTTACAGTTTCCAAATGCTTGCATCTTACTATTCCAATCCAACGACAAAGCAATAAAGaagtcattttttttttgtcatttgaTTCGGTCAGCTCACATGGTTCCTTGCTGATGCACACattctcttctccttcttccacCTTGCCGCAGTTCTTGGCATAGCATTGCATCACATGCCATGTGAGTAGCTGACCATAGCTCACTCTTAAGCACCACACCAGCAGCGGCAAACCACCGCTAGATCTCCCAGGGATTCGGCGATGGAGCAGTCCTGCTACTTCCCTCTGCGGTGGGAGAGCACCGGCGACCAGTGGTGGTACGCGTCGCCGATCGActgggcggcggccgacggccaCTACGACATCGTGCGCCAGCTGCTGCACCTCGACCCCAACCTGCTCATCAAGCTCACCTCGCtccgccggatccgccgcctcGAGGCACTGTgggacgacgacgcccgcttcgCCGACGCGGCCAGGCACCGCGCGTCCGTCGCGCGGAGCCTGCTGCTCGAGTGCGAGTGCAGGAACCAccaccccgccggcggcggcgagaacaCGCTGCTCCGGGCCGGGTACGGCGGGTGGGTGCTGTACACGGCGGCGTCCGCCGGGGACGTGGCGTTCGTCCAGGAGCTGCTGGAGAGGGACCCGCTGCTCGTCTTCGGCGAGGGCGAGTACGGCGTCACGGACATGTTCtacgcggcggcgaggggagggagCGCCGACGTGTTCAGGCTGCTGCTCGACCACGCCATGTCGCCGAGGTGCTCGACGAATTGCCGCGACGGCGAAGGTGGCTCCGGGCGCGGCTCCGTGTTCCGGCTGGAGATGATGAGCCGGGCCGTCCACGCCGCGGCGAGAGGCGGGAGCGTGGAGATGCTGAGAGAGCTGCTCGAGGAGCGGCGCTCCGGCGTTTCCGTGTACCTCGACGTCCGTGGATCCACCGTGCTGCATGCCGCTGCTGGGAGGGGCCAGCTGCAGGTGAGGCATCTGCTTCGTTGCCATTGCTTGCAGGCATCTTTTTCCAGATGCTTTAGATGTTTTTTGCTTCAAACATGGAATCTTGGGTGGATCAGTTGTTAGTTTGTGCAATGGTATCTTCCATGGATGAATGTTCTAGGGTGTTTGCATGCTTAGGAGTTCGATTTGCTTCTGGCTCTTCATCTTGAATGCTCGGTGCAACGTGGATTTACTGAAGATGGATTTCTTTGAAATTGTGGTTGAGTTACTTCATAACAGACTTTGCTGAGGCTTATATGTTTCTCACTTAGCTGGATGATATTGTTCATACAGAAACGCTGAGTGTCATCTAAGATCAATGTGTTAGTTCACCAAATTCCTTCAACAATCTTAATAGTTTAATGTGACAGTGATATCACATCCAGATGGCAAATGTTCCTTGTGTGATTTTAGTCACTGGTTAGAGTTTACCTTGCACAACAGTATAACTATTAAGGTAGGGAGTCGCTATATACTTGTTGACAGGcctttttatttcctttcttgGTATGATACTAAACATAGTTATCAACTCGTACAGTTCATGATCAGAATGTGTAGGATGTTTAGTTAGATATAAAGCTAGCTTCCTTTCTGATTAAATTAGTCAATATGTCCCTTTCTAATTACTAGCAATTATGCCCGTGGGTTGCAATGGGAGAATTCGTTCCGATGTGAAAAAGATATTGATCTAAAATTCATGCGATTAgcataaatgaaaaaaatatatatatattacatgCCTTGCTATATAGCATGAGGGAACAAACATGGTCTATTTGTTATTTGGGCTGTTAAACCCTAAAGCCCAAATTAGTTGCATATACAGACCCAATCCAAAGAGAAAATAAACAAGACCGGTAACTTGACCTCATCGGCAGGGTGTTGCGGTTCctcacgccgccaccgccgtcgtgcGTGCATTGCAGTGGTTCCTTGCTAGAGCCTCGCCGGGACAAAGATTCCAGCCACCAATTTCATATATGAGGGTaccaggagagagaggagattaTGTAGATTTCATTTTGGTGGTTTCAGACAATGATTATTAAAGTGTGGAGGAAAGCCGAACAAGAATGACcattattgttgttgttctggagCTCGTGAGGACATGGCGTACTGTAGAGGAAAGATGAAGTGGCTGGGAAGAGGGAGTTGGTGGAGGAGAAGCTTGCTAGGGCCTAACCTTGATTGATTGTTGCTTGGAGAAGGAGATTGATGGAGCCATGCTTTCGTGGAGAGAAACAACGACAGGGGAGGAGGTGAGCGGTGCAGCTGGGCGGTTCGGCAGGCTCGTCATGGTACAGTAGAGGCGCTCGGCAGGAGCCGCAGGGCTATAGGCATCAGGCAACGCCGAACTTTGCAGCTTGTTCAGATGGAGGATCAAGGATGGCAGTAGCACGTAGAAGCTGAGACGGAGACCTGTCGAGCGGAACCGTGATGAACTCAGATAGAGATGACGGTCAAAAAAAGAGGAAACCGAAAAACAGACAGACGAACCAAAAACCAAAGAATTAAAGGGCAGCACTCGTGAAGGATTTGTTCTGTACTCGTGAAGGAAAGGCTGGACTTCAGGTCAATTGCAATAAAGTTTGGGaacctttttgcaaaattatcaagaactattccaaggactggttgagggacttttttgcaaaataaccacgacggttggaagaaacaaccgcactttaatattattAGGTAGAGATAGAGATTTGACACCAGAGTGTATAAACTTCCTGCTGTTCCAGTTTAGCTGAAATAAGATCACCGGAAAGAACTACTTTTTAGATCCACAAACTTCTTGATGCTATGCAGCCAAGCTTTATATCCTGCTGCTGATATCCAGACAACTCTGTTCCTGTTTCTTGATGTTGCTATGCAACCATATCCTTGTCTACTTTCAGTTGTATGTAGCTGTGAATTGCAAAGTAGAAGTTTCGTCTTTCTGCACCTCATGTTGTACTCATGTTGTAAACATACCTTATGCAGGTTGTCAAGTACCTTCTGGCCTCTTTCGACATAATCAATTCAACTGATAATCACGGGAATACAGCATTACATGTAGCAGCCTATCGAGGGCACCAACCTGTTGTCGAAGCATTGGTTACTGCATCGCCATCAACCTTGTCAGCTATCAACAATGCTGGTGATACGTTTCTCCATTCAGCAGTTGCAGGATTCAGGACCCCAGGATTCCGACGGCTTGACCACCAATTGGAGCTGATGAGATATCTCATACGCGAAAGAACGACAGATATCCAGAAGATCATCAACCTGAAAAACGACGCCGGACTTACCGCCCTTCACCTAGCTGTGGTTGGCTGCGCGCACCCAGACCTCGTGGAGCTCTTGACGACCACCCCGTCAATCGACCTCAATGCTGAAGACGCCAATGGCATGACCGCACTGGCACTGCTGAAGCAGCAGCTGCGTTCAGCAACGTCCGACCGCCTCATCAAGCAGATAGTCTCTGCCGGAGGAATATTGAATTCCAGCATTCTGAGAACCCGGTCAGCAATCGCGTCCCAGATTAAGATGCAGGGGGGGTTCGCAAGCAGTCCCGGAACCACTTTCAAGGTATCAGATGCAGAGATCTTCCTATTCTCGGGTATCGGAGCTGCAGAGTCTCAAAGGCCAAGCTCTTGCTCCAGCAATGGCAAGGATGACCCTGCTCACGCAGATGCAAGCGGCGGGGAAAACCATAGATCGTCGGAGAAGAGGCTGAGCTCTGCGAGCCGTGCCAAGGACcgtctgaagatgatgctgagatGGCCCCGGCACAAGGAGAAGATGTCCAAGACGCCGAAGAAATCGGAGGAGAGCAGCCCGCTGGACTCCATCAAGAGGCTGGGCGAGCACGGCGTCGAGACCCCGGCTCCCCTGAGGCAGAAGTTCACCAAGACGACGGCGCTCAACGGAAAGCGGACGCTTGCGGTGAAGAGCTCCACCCCGAGCTCCTCGTCGGCCACCAAGAAGAAGCTCAACACGAAGCTGATCCACGGCATCATGGAGGCGATGCCGCAGCTGGCGGCTCCGTCGTCCGCGGCGCGGTCCCGGGCCACGAGCGACACTCTCCCGAGGTCGTCCATGTCGtccaccgcgccgccaccgacgcTGGCGAAGCTGAAGGACATCTGCCTGGACGACGAGATCTCCATGGTGACGCCGCCCCCCGTCGGGAGGCTGAAGGACATCATCCTGGACAGCGACGACGCCGCGGAGGAGCCCTCGTGCTCCAACTCGTCCATGGacgatggcagcggcggcgacacggGAGAGAGCGCGGCCCGGAAGCACGGGTGCGGCAACGGGAGGCTGATCAACATCTGCTTCGGCGCGCAGGGCCTCACCGTGGAGGACTCGGTGAGCGGGCAGCCGACGAGCAAGATGTTCAAGCAGCAGTGCCTCAGGGTGTCATGATTGGTGTGGTGCTTCGTTGAGCTCCATGGTTAACTGATGCGTGTATCATAGCGTGGTGTGAACTGTGATTGGTTTGGTATCTCTCGCGTGTAGCAAGGCGTGATTGATTTTCTGGCTGTGCCGCCTTGCATTACTAGTGGCGATCCAATGTATTTGTTCTTGTGTTAAACTGATGCTGGTGACGAATTCACAGCTCATTTCTAATTCAGAGACGTCCTTGATTAAAACTTTAGGAGGCTTTTGGGTAATCCAGTACAGCAATATCAAACAGGGAAGCGATTTCTCGCTGGCAGGCAAAAGAAATGGCGCCttcacgacgacgacgacaaacTGCGGAAACGTAGTTATAGAAGATAGAAGCAAAAAAACTGGACGTGCATCTGCAAAACAACATTTCCTGTAAATGCTAAGCAAGAGCAGTTCATTTCGCTCATGCCCAACAAACTAGAACTTCCTTCACTACATCAAAATTCGGATTTACAGCAGGAAGCAACTACACAatctaaaataagaaaaaaataaacaacagAAGATGAGAACTGCTATAAGCCGCTGAGCAAACCCACTTGAAATAGAGGTGTTGCAGCAAACAATGTGCCATTTGAACCTCACCAGTTCGGCATCATTTTTGTATTATCATGTTGCCATCACTCTTCTGCGGTGGCGTCAAAAAATTACCTTCCTCTAGGCACATAAATATGTTCACTTTGGAGCTGTCCACGGTGACCTCGACCTCCAGTGCTCCTCCTTCAAGCACAAGATCTCTCTGTTTTTACAAATGTTCAAGGTGATTTTCATCCTCCAGGCTCGACTCACATCAGCAGCACCAAAACTGATGGCTCTCACACACCAGTTTAGAAGCAATTGAGCATCCACCGTGTGCAACTGTCCAGCCATCACCAGGCAAACATTTAGCCGCGAGAGGCGATCGCTTTGTTGGATCAATAGGTTGGCAACAGCCTCTTGCCCTTGAAAGGGCACGGAAGCCAACACAGCACCATCAATTGATCTCTCCTTCCTCTGCTTCTTTAACACTGGGAACACTGCTCGGCtcttcgtcatcctcctcctcatctgccTTCATGAACAATCCAAGTTGTTCCAACGGATTGACAGATCCCGGAAGAAAACCAGGCATGCAATCTTGGGAGTGCTCTGGACTAGTCTCATCAACAGAGCTCACAATATGTTCTGCTGTGGCTGTTCCAAGCATTTCCAAGTCCTTGAGATGGAGGTTATCATTAATTTCTACAGTTCTCTCCATCTGCATATTGGATTTAATTTTTCAGCAAAATGGCAAAAACAGGAAATCACGATTACTTGTAGATGAGGTTTCCACTTACCTCCTGTAGGGCCTGGCGAGCCTTTTCCCTCTCGAAGTCCCGTTTCCGCTtcgcttcggcttcggcttcagctctacgagcctccATGGCTGCATTGCCTTCAGCCAACAGCCGTGCTTTCTCTGCATCCACAAATAATGAAAAAAACAACGcttgagggagggagggagggagggaacaACTAGCAGCAACAATTCAGGTGGATATGCCTTTTACCTTCCTTCTGGAGCTTTTCCAGTTCCTCCTGCTTGTCCCCACCCTGAACAATAGATCAATAAAGGTCAGGGATG contains:
- the LOC101785961 gene encoding ankyrin repeat and death domain-containing protein 1A, which encodes MEQSCYFPLRWESTGDQWWYASPIDWAAADGHYDIVRQLLHLDPNLLIKLTSLRRIRRLEALWDDDARFADAARHRASVARSLLLECECRNHHPAGGGENTLLRAGYGGWVLYTAASAGDVAFVQELLERDPLLVFGEGEYGVTDMFYAAARGGSADVFRLLLDHAMSPRCSTNCRDGEGGSGRGSVFRLEMMSRAVHAAARGGSVEMLRELLEERRSGVSVYLDVRGSTVLHAAAGRGQLQVVKYLLASFDIINSTDNHGNTALHVAAYRGHQPVVEALVTASPSTLSAINNAGDTFLHSAVAGFRTPGFRRLDHQLELMRYLIRERTTDIQKIINLKNDAGLTALHLAVVGCAHPDLVELLTTTPSIDLNAEDANGMTALALLKQQLRSATSDRLIKQIVSAGGILNSSILRTRSAIASQIKMQGGFASSPGTTFKVSDAEIFLFSGIGAAESQRPSSCSSNGKDDPAHADASGGENHRSSEKRLSSASRAKDRLKMMLRWPRHKEKMSKTPKKSEESSPLDSIKRLGEHGVETPAPLRQKFTKTTALNGKRTLAVKSSTPSSSSATKKKLNTKLIHGIMEAMPQLAAPSSAARSRATSDTLPRSSMSSTAPPPTLAKLKDICLDDEISMVTPPPVGRLKDIILDSDDAAEEPSCSNSSMDDGSGGDTGESAARKHGCGNGRLINICFGAQGLTVEDSVSGQPTSKMFKQQCLRVS